The Pseudomonas eucalypticola genome has a window encoding:
- the ssuD gene encoding FMNH2-dependent alkanesulfonate monooxygenase, with product MSLNIFWFLPTHGDGHYLGTAEGARAVDHGYLQQIAQAADRLGFGGVLIPTGRSCEDSWLVAASLIPVTQRLKFLVALRPGIISPTVAARQAATLDRLSGGRALFNLVTGGDPEELSGDGLFLSHEERYQASVEFTRIWRRVLEGETVDYDGEHIKVKGAKLLYPPVQQPRPPLYFGGSSEAAQDLAAEQVELYLTWGEPPAAVAEKIAEVREKAAKLGRTVRFGIRLHVIVRETNAEAWAAADRLISHLDDDTIARAQASLARFDSVGQQRMAALHGGNRDNLEVSPNLWAGVGLVRGGAGTALVGDGPTVAARVKEYADLGIDTFIFSGYPHLEESYRVAELLFPHLDVQRPEQPQGANYVSPFGEMVANDILPKAASQS from the coding sequence ATGAGCCTTAACATTTTCTGGTTTCTTCCCACCCACGGCGACGGTCATTACCTTGGCACCGCCGAAGGCGCCCGCGCCGTGGACCATGGCTACTTGCAACAGATCGCCCAGGCTGCCGACCGCCTGGGGTTCGGTGGCGTGCTGATCCCCACGGGCCGTTCCTGCGAGGATTCCTGGCTGGTGGCAGCGTCGCTGATTCCGGTGACCCAGCGGCTCAAATTCCTGGTGGCCCTGCGCCCAGGCATCATTTCCCCTACCGTGGCGGCCCGCCAGGCCGCGACCCTGGACCGCCTGTCCGGTGGCCGCGCGCTGTTCAACCTGGTAACCGGAGGCGACCCTGAGGAGTTGTCCGGCGACGGCCTGTTCCTCAGCCACGAGGAGCGCTATCAAGCCTCGGTGGAATTCACCCGTATCTGGCGCCGCGTGCTGGAAGGCGAAACCGTCGACTATGACGGCGAACACATCAAAGTCAAAGGCGCCAAGCTGCTCTACCCACCGGTTCAGCAGCCACGGCCACCGTTGTATTTCGGCGGCTCCTCGGAAGCCGCCCAGGACCTGGCTGCCGAGCAGGTGGAGTTGTATTTGACCTGGGGCGAGCCACCTGCGGCCGTGGCCGAGAAAATCGCCGAAGTGCGGGAGAAGGCCGCCAAGCTGGGCCGTACCGTGCGTTTCGGCATCCGTCTGCACGTGATCGTGCGCGAAACCAACGCCGAGGCCTGGGCCGCGGCTGACCGCCTGATCTCGCACCTGGACGATGACACCATCGCCCGCGCCCAGGCGTCGCTGGCACGCTTTGACTCGGTGGGCCAGCAACGCATGGCGGCCCTGCATGGTGGCAACCGCGACAACCTGGAAGTCAGCCCCAACCTGTGGGCAGGCGTGGGCCTGGTGCGCGGCGGTGCCGGCACGGCGCTGGTGGGCGATGGTCCGACCGTGGCCGCGCGGGTCAAGGAGTACGCCGACCTGGGGATCGATACCTTCATCTTCTCGGGCTACCCGCACCTGGAAGAGTCTTACCGCGTTGCCGAGCTGCTGTTCCCACACCTGGACGTGCAACGCCCTGAACAGCCGCAAGGCGCCAACTACGTGAGCCCTTTCGGTGAGATGGTCGCTAACGACATTCTGCCCAAAGCCGCGTCCCAGAGCTGA
- the ssuE gene encoding NADPH-dependent FMN reductase, giving the protein MLVVSLGGSPSVRSRSGVLLERTRQWLQRHGVEVVTFQVRDFAAEDLLHARFDSPKVLDFLELVQKADGLIVATPVYKASFSGALKTLLDLLPERALANKVVLPIATGGSIAHMLAVDYALKPVLAALKAQEMLQGIFADDSQIAYGEGTAAAQLAPALEQRLENALQEFHYALSRRPQPLDPNLLNERLLSARWSI; this is encoded by the coding sequence ATGCTGGTTGTATCTCTCGGTGGCAGTCCCAGTGTGCGCTCGCGTTCCGGTGTATTGCTTGAACGGACCCGTCAGTGGCTGCAACGCCATGGTGTTGAAGTAGTGACCTTCCAGGTGCGCGACTTCGCCGCCGAGGACCTGCTGCACGCTCGCTTCGATAGCCCCAAGGTGCTGGACTTCCTGGAACTGGTGCAGAAAGCCGATGGCCTGATCGTGGCTACGCCGGTGTACAAAGCGTCGTTCTCGGGTGCGCTGAAAACCCTGCTGGACCTGCTGCCCGAGCGGGCCCTGGCCAACAAGGTGGTACTGCCCATCGCCACGGGCGGCAGCATCGCCCACATGCTCGCGGTGGATTACGCGCTCAAGCCGGTACTGGCGGCGCTCAAGGCCCAGGAAATGCTGCAGGGGATCTTTGCTGACGACAGCCAGATCGCCTACGGGGAGGGCACTGCCGCCGCGCAGCTGGCGCCAGCGCTGGAACAACGTTTGGAAAATGCGCTTCAGGAGTTCCACTACGCGCTGAGCCGTCGGCCACAGCCCTTGGACCCGAACCTGCTGAACGAAAGATTGCTGAGCGCGCGCTGGAGCATTTAA
- a CDS encoding peroxiredoxin: MSIRLGDIAPDFEQDSSAGKIRFHEWLGNSWGVLFSHPADFTPVCTTELGFTAKLKDEFAKRNVKAIALSVDPVDSHHKWIEDINETQNTIVNFPILADADRKVADLYDLIHPNANDTLTVRSLFVIDPNKKVRLTITYPASTGRNFHEILRVIDSLQLTDSHKVATPANWQDGDEVVIVPSLKDEEEIKQRFPKGYRAVKPYLRLTPQPNR, encoded by the coding sequence ATGAGCATCCGCCTGGGCGATATCGCCCCCGACTTCGAACAGGATTCCAGCGCCGGCAAGATCCGCTTCCACGAATGGCTGGGCAACAGCTGGGGCGTGCTGTTCTCCCACCCCGCCGACTTCACCCCGGTGTGCACCACCGAACTGGGCTTTACCGCCAAGCTCAAGGACGAATTCGCCAAGCGCAATGTCAAGGCCATCGCCCTGTCGGTAGACCCGGTGGACTCGCACCACAAGTGGATCGAGGACATCAACGAAACCCAGAACACCATCGTCAACTTCCCGATCCTGGCCGATGCCGACCGCAAGGTCGCCGACCTTTACGATCTCATCCACCCCAACGCCAACGACACCCTGACGGTGCGCTCGCTGTTCGTGATCGACCCGAACAAGAAAGTGCGCCTGACCATTACTTACCCGGCCAGCACCGGCCGCAACTTCCACGAAATCCTGCGGGTAATCGATTCGCTGCAACTCACCGACAGCCACAAGGTGGCCACCCCGGCCAACTGGCAGGACGGTGACGAGGTAGTGATCGTGCCCTCGCTCAAGGACGAGGAAGAGATCAAGCAACGCTTTCCCAAGGGTTATCGCGCAGTGAAGCCCTACCTGCGCCTGACCCCGCAGCCCAACCGCTGA